Proteins from a single region of Paenibacillus sp. BIHB 4019:
- a CDS encoding amidohydrolase/deacetylase family metallohydrolase, which produces MKDFILHNVRLLSGEKAAIVVNGGRIIDIAPQLPADAAGCRMDGKGAYVSSGWIDLHVHADAALEPYGDDIDEIGILQGVATIVDAGSCGADRIGGLYAASQKAQTRVLALLNVSHIGLTRTDELSQLAWLNEQLLREAVERYGKFIVGLKARVSSSVVKEQGIEPLRLARGFADRVDLPLMLHIGSGPPAITEILPYLRGNDVITHAFNGKANGLFDEQGQAIPELVAARERGVLLDVGHGTASFSFKVAERARAAGISPDTISTDMYRGNRLHGPVYSMAHTLDKFLLLGYSLEETIARVTSSPASWLKRPELGRIQKGDLANLTVFSVQEEKVALTDSEGEKRLGTQHIRPEGVVVNGNYIAI; this is translated from the coding sequence GTGAAGGATTTTATTTTGCATAATGTCAGGCTATTGTCTGGGGAGAAGGCTGCCATCGTAGTCAACGGCGGGCGCATTATTGATATAGCGCCGCAGCTCCCGGCAGATGCGGCAGGTTGCAGAATGGATGGCAAGGGGGCCTACGTTTCCAGCGGCTGGATTGACTTGCACGTTCACGCGGATGCCGCGCTGGAGCCGTACGGAGATGACATTGACGAAATTGGCATACTTCAGGGCGTTGCCACCATTGTGGATGCGGGAAGCTGCGGAGCCGATCGCATTGGCGGTCTGTATGCAGCAAGCCAGAAAGCGCAAACCCGTGTGCTTGCCCTGCTGAATGTATCGCATATTGGCCTGACGCGGACGGATGAGCTCTCGCAGCTCGCTTGGTTAAATGAACAGCTGCTGCGTGAAGCGGTGGAGCGGTATGGCAAGTTTATCGTAGGCCTGAAGGCGAGGGTCAGCAGCAGCGTAGTCAAAGAGCAGGGAATTGAACCGCTTCGTCTGGCTCGCGGCTTCGCTGACCGCGTGGACCTGCCTCTCATGCTGCACATCGGCTCGGGACCGCCAGCTATTACAGAAATTTTGCCCTATTTGCGCGGCAATGATGTGATCACGCATGCTTTCAACGGCAAGGCCAACGGCTTGTTCGACGAGCAGGGGCAAGCGATTCCCGAGCTTGTCGCCGCAAGGGAGCGCGGAGTGCTGCTGGATGTAGGCCATGGCACGGCAAGCTTTTCGTTCAAGGTAGCGGAACGGGCACGCGCGGCGGGCATTTCACCGGACACGATCAGTACGGATATGTATCGCGGCAACCGGCTGCATGGACCGGTGTACAGCATGGCGCATACGCTTGATAAATTTCTGCTCCTTGGCTATTCGCTTGAGGAAACGATTGCCCGGGTGACAAGCAGCCCGGCAAGCTGGCTGAAGCGTCCGGAGCTTGGGCGGATACAGAAGGGTGACCTAGCCAATTTAACGGTTTTTTCAGTGCAAGAAGAAAAGGTGGCGCTGACAGACTCGGAGGGTGAGAAACGTCTGGGGACGCAGCATATTAGGCCGGAAGGGGTAGTAGTAAATGGCAATTACATTGCAATCTAA
- a CDS encoding DgaE family pyridoxal phosphate-dependent ammonia lyase, with translation MAITLQSKYGLKRVVNASGRMSILGVSAPTDSVMEAMKQGGQSYVEIAELVKRSGEHIASVMGAEGAVVVNSASSGIALSVAAVVTRGSERASLRLHQDAIVKNEIIMFKGHNVQYGVPVETMVYLGGGHLVEAGYANEGRADHLEQAIGERTAAILFVKSHHCVQKNMIGLAEAQQVAKRHGIPLIVDAAAEEDLHSYVKLADLVIYSGSKAIEGPTSGIVAGRSPYVDWVRMQLHGIGRSMKVGKEVFFGLLAALDEYVAKEDKSEQEKQALKQLMMLSNLPGVSVDIVQDEAGRSIFRGRIRLDASVAGLSAGEVNDQLREGEIAVYTRDYGVRQGYFDLDPRSLQGDDLAVIIERIQQIVGGASHV, from the coding sequence ATGGCAATTACATTGCAATCTAAATATGGGCTTAAGCGGGTGGTGAATGCTAGCGGACGCATGAGCATCCTTGGCGTATCCGCGCCGACGGATAGCGTAATGGAGGCGATGAAGCAAGGCGGGCAGAGCTATGTGGAAATCGCAGAGCTCGTAAAGCGTTCCGGCGAGCATATCGCTTCCGTTATGGGGGCAGAGGGAGCGGTCGTCGTTAATTCGGCTTCAAGCGGCATTGCTTTGTCTGTTGCGGCTGTCGTAACAAGAGGATCGGAGCGTGCCTCCCTTCGGCTGCATCAGGATGCCATTGTGAAAAATGAAATTATAATGTTCAAGGGCCATAATGTCCAATACGGAGTGCCGGTTGAAACGATGGTTTATTTAGGCGGCGGGCACCTGGTAGAGGCCGGCTACGCAAACGAAGGGCGAGCGGACCATCTGGAGCAGGCGATTGGCGAGCGCACCGCAGCTATTCTGTTTGTCAAATCCCATCATTGCGTGCAAAAAAATATGATTGGCCTGGCAGAAGCACAGCAAGTCGCCAAGCGCCATGGGATACCGCTCATTGTGGATGCAGCGGCGGAGGAGGATTTGCACAGCTACGTTAAGCTTGCGGATTTGGTCATCTACAGCGGCTCCAAGGCTATAGAAGGGCCAACCTCGGGTATTGTGGCAGGCCGCAGCCCTTATGTGGACTGGGTTCGAATGCAGCTTCACGGAATCGGGCGCAGCATGAAGGTGGGCAAGGAAGTTTTTTTTGGACTGCTGGCCGCACTTGACGAGTATGTGGCCAAGGAGGATAAAAGCGAGCAGGAGAAGCAGGCTCTTAAGCAGCTGATGATGCTGTCGAATTTGCCGGGAGTATCTGTTGATATCGTACAGGATGAGGCTGGACGTTCCATCTTCCGAGGCAGAATTCGGCTGGATGCGTCTGTCGCGGGCCTTAGCGCAGGCGAGGTCAATGATCAGCTTCGTGAAGGGGAAATTGCGGTATACACGCGGGATTATGGCGTGCGCCAAGGGTATTTTGATCTGGACCCGCGCTCCCTTCAGGGAGATGATCTTGCGGTAATCATTGAACGGATACAACAAATTGTAGGAGGGGCATCACATGTCTAA